In Coccidioides posadasii str. Silveira chromosome 4, complete sequence, one genomic interval encodes:
- a CDS encoding uncharacterized protein (EggNog:ENOG410PH15~COG:T~TransMembrane:7 (i117-137o236-258i270-291o297-319i331-348o354-371i420-442o)~MEROPS:MER0004528~BUSCO:7600at33183) — translation MAANEYYNTGYASQQPSWNHGQSPSSAQPYANTYGPQQSQYDMNSDHDLSGGGGKYNSNDYADDIPLKPNAASQPGRPEWSDVETHYSPAQYANASPVPDAPIGDPKRRRRSRFKKIPWVVYITSIIQVAVFIAEIAKYAQLTGSPIMIRPQFNPMIGPSPYVQINMGARFVACMRNVKGVQDATEPINWPCPQSTSSDPESPDNKCTLSELCGLGGVPNPRTGGSIDDKDEPNQWFRFIIPIFLHAGLIHIGVNLLAQLVIGADMERSIGWWRFAIIYYASGIFGFVFGGNFAAPGIASTGASGSLFGILALCVLDLLYKWNSIRRPMTYLLMMILAVAISFVLGLLPGLDNFSHIGGFLMGLALGICLMRSPDTLRERIGSTTPYMSVDGSPAESAKKFIKEPVGFFKGRKPLWWAWWLLRAGALVGILIAFILLLNNFYKYRSECSWCKYLSCLPIKNWCDVGNIGTTTTSPNNRRGLLVSA, via the exons ATGGCCGCGAACGAGTACTACAACACCGGCTATGCAAGTCAGCAACCGTCCTGGAACCATGGACAAAGCCCGAGTTCCGCCCAACCTTATGCCAACACTTACGGCCCACAGCAGAGTCAGTATGATATGAATTCAGACCATGATCTTTCAGGTGGTGGGGGAAAATACAATTCCAACGATTACGCAGATGATATCCCGCTGAAACCGAACGCTGCTTCGCAGCCCGGAAGGCCTGAGTGGTCGGACGTCGAGACTCATTATTCACCTGCTCAGTACGCGAACGCCTCTCCTGTACCAGATGCCCCGATCGGCGATCCAAAGCGCAGAAGACGGAGTCGCTTTAAAAAGATACCATGGGTTGTCTACATCACTTCCATCATTCAAGTCGCCGTCTTCATCGCAGAGATCGCGAAATATG CTCAACTTACCGGATCTCCCATCATGATTCGCCCGCAGTTTAACCCCATGATCGGACCTTCGCCGTATGTCCAGATAAATATGGGTGCGAGATTCGTGGCCTGCATGCGGAATGTGAAAGGCGTTCAGGATGCTACAGAGCCGATAAACTGGCCCTGCCCCCAATCTACAAGTTCCGATCCGGAGAGCCCAGACAACAAGTGTACGCTCTCTGAACTCTGTGGACTTGGGGGTGTGCCAAACCCAAGAACTGGCGGGTCTATCGACGACAAGGACGAACCCAATCAGTGGTTTCGATTTATTATCCCGATATTCCTTCACGCCGGTCTTATTCACATCGGCGTCAATCTCCTGGCGCAGTTGGTTATCGGAGCAGATATGGAAAGGAGTATCGGCTGGTGGAGGTTCGCCATTATCTATTACGCTAGTGGGATATTCGGCTTCGTGTTTGGTGGTAATTTCGCTGCGCCCGGCATCGCCTCAACTGGAGCGTCAGGTTCCCTGTTTGGGATCCTGGCATTATGCGTTCTGGACCTCCTTTACAAGTGGAATAGCATCAGGAGGCCGATGACGTATCTTTTGATGATGATTCTTGCCGTGGCTATCTCCTTCGTTTTGGGATTACTGCCAGGTTTGGACAACTTCTCCCATATCGGCGGATTCCTAATGGGCTTGGCGCTTGGTATTTGTTTGATGCGCTCTCCTGATACCTTACGCGAACGAATTGGTTCTACCACACCGTATATGTCTGTGGACGGATCTCCGGCTGAGAGCGCCAAGAAGTTTATCAAAGAACCAGTTGGCTTTTTCAAAGGCCGCAAGCCCCTCTGGTGGGCATGGTGGCTCTTGCGAGCCGGTGCTCTGGTCGGCATCCTGATTGCCTTCATCCTCCTTCTCAACAACTTCTACAAATACCGGTCAGAGTGCTCTTGGTGCAAGTATCTTTCATGCCTG CCGATCAAGAATTGGTGTGACGTGGGGAACATTGGAACCACAACCACAAGCCCTAACAATCGTCGTGGCTTACTTGTGTCTGCGTAA
- a CDS encoding uncharacterized protein (EggNog:ENOG410PJ4G~COG:A), with translation MAPPKSKAQKMSVGAFLADENYGSWADEMDDLPLPSSTEPRSGYGPERRTYGGPPTSFGGFDHGDRGYAREELPLPTQPPYTAHIGNLSFDATQADISELFEACEVTSVRIVEDKLTRAPKGFGYVEFATLDGLKKALTYQGTSLQGRNIRVSVAEPPKERHDARDLSDWSRKGPLPDLPQRRGPDRSGYAPRGFDATSDAGSERGGRRPYEPADGKMRDFSTWERKGPLPPAAPAGREDGRPRSKDGPQLRRSSPAWGEGRSQDGSRPPRREFQERPPPERAPTAPELDNQWRARMRPDAPAQPPAPAAVPAPSPTAPAAPALAVRPKLNLQKRTVPDTESSISPSAGDSKSSPFGGARPIDTAAREREIEEKRLQKKKEAEEKAKAEKEEQERIAKEQELAKEKAKEQAAAAKVAAESANGSKEGGSELPQGGSNFEILQRMEETENGEPAAAPPQEASATPAAPTEEPQTPKEGSRPQPPSRAHNNWRTGGPRRGQGHGQQGPRNRGPPKPAAPQQPSAPVVDEEGWSTVSSKTRGGRRGGYRNAA, from the exons ATGG CGCcgccaaaatccaaagccCAGAAGATGTCCGTAGGGGCCTTCTTGGCAGATGAGA ACTATGGCTCGTGGGCCGACGAGATGGATGATCTTCCCCTTCCAT CGTCCACCGAACCTCGTTCTGGTTATGGACCTGAACGTCGCACTTACGGTGGCCCCCCAACCTCGTTTGGCGGCTTCGATCATGGAG ATCGCGGATACGCAAGAGAGGAGCTTCCTTTACCAACTCAACCTCCATATACGGCCCACATTGGCAATTTGTCATTCGACGCTACCCAAGCTGATATCTCGGAACTTTTCGAGGCCTGTGAAGTGACCAGTGTCCGTATTGTGGAAGACAAATTGACAAGGGCTCCAAAGGGCTTCGGCTATGTCGAGTTTGCAACCCTCGACGGCCTTAAGAAAGCTCTCACATATCAAGGAACTTCTCTTCAGGGAAGAAACATCAGAGTCAGCGTCGCAGAACCCC CCAAGGAACGCCATGATGCTAGAGATCTTAGTGATTGGTCCCGAAAAGGCCCACTTCCTGACCTCCCACAACGGAGGGGACCTGATCGTTCAGGATACGCCCCTCGTGGTTTCGATGCTACGTCCGATGCCGGAAGCGAGCGCGGCGGTCGCCGCCCATATGAGCCTGCAGACGGTAAGATGAGAGACTTCTCCACCTGGGAACGCAAGGGTCCTCTCCCTCCAGCTGCACCAGCCGGTAGGGAAGACGGCCGTCCGCGAAGCAAGGATGGTCCACAGCTCCGCCGCTCTTCACCCGCTTGGGGCGAAGGTCGCTCACAAGATGGCTCGAGACCTCCCCGACGCGAGTTCCAAGAACGCCCACCTCCCGAGAGAGCCCCCACCGCTCCGGAGCTCGATAACCAGTGGAGAGCACGTATGCGGCCTGACGCTCCTGCACAGCCTCCTGCTCCAGCCGCTGTTCCGGCGCCTTCTCCGACTGCTCCGGCTGCTCCCGCTCTAGCTGTGAGACCTAAGTTAAACCTTCAGAAGAGAACAGTTCCCGACACTGAAAGTAGTATTTCTCCATCCGCTGGTGACTCTAAATCTAGTCCTTTTGGCGGTGCCCGACCTATCGACACTGCTGCAAGGGAACGGGAAATCGAAGAGAAACGGctgcaaaagaaaaaggaagctGAGGAAAAGGCTAAAGCCGAGAAAGaggaacaagaaagaatTGCAAAGGAGCAAGAGTTAGCCAAGGAGAAAGCGAAGGAGCAAGCCGCCGCCGCTAAAGTCGCTGCCGAGAGCGCCAATGGCTCGAAGGAAGGTGGCTCCGAACTTCCCCAAGGCGGGTCCAACTTTGAGATCCTCCAGCGGATGGAAGAGACGGAAAATGGAGAACCTGCAGCCGCGCCTCCTCAGGAAGCTTCAGCGACTCCTGCTGCTCCTACGGAAGAACCCCAAACTCCTAAGGAAGGTAGTCGCCCACAGCCTCCCAGTAGAGCCCATAACAACTGGAGAACCGGAGGCCCAAGACGCGGTCAGGGTCATGGCCAGCAAGGGCCCCGGAACCGTGGTCCACCAAAGCCTGCAGCACCACAGCAGCCAAGTGCTCCGGTTGTAGATGAAGAAGGCTGGAGCACCGTCAGCTCTAAGACTCGAGGTGGTCGTCGCGGAGGATATCGCAACGCGGCCTAG
- a CDS encoding uncharacterized protein (EggNog:ENOG410PM4H~COG:O~TransMembrane:1 (o294-311i)), with protein sequence MAVPGPTLRRLMKEAQELSESSSSPSPYFHAHPISDSNLLDWHFTLAGPPSPSPYANGIYHGRIILSPQYPLRPPSFRFLTPSGRFEVNREICLSISGHHDETWQPAWGIRTALTAIRSFMDGDAKGQIGGIEAREEVRRDWARRSREWRCEVCPGRKTNEEVLKAWWEVCKKKGVAVEEQEDQAVGSNGAERLPDGLRVVYRDELGKSESSMSLRERAQEHMTLADSSGDAGTVQVEIASRASIIAETHSTPAPPASSATTSVRERRSRPRTQASTTSTTNITATTQSTDGPWLDRAIVAVIIALALMVLKKIFYSASNEERF encoded by the coding sequence ATGGCGGTACCCGGTCCCACGCTCCGCCGCCTCATGAAAGAAGCCCAAGAGCTCTCCGagtcctcctcctccccatCACCATACTTCCACGCGCACCCCATCTCCGACTCCAACCTCCTCGACTGGCACTTCACCCTCGCCGGACCCCCCTCGCCCTCCCCCTACGCCAACGGCATCTACCATGGCCGCATCATCCTCTCCCCGCAGTACCCGCTCCGCCCGCCGTCGTTCCGATTTCTCACCCCCTCCGGCCGCTTCGAAGTTAACCGCGAGATATGTCTGAGTATTAGCGGACACCATGACGAGACGTGGCAGCCCGCGTGGGGGATTCGCACAGCGCTGACGGCGATACGCAGCTTTATGGATGGGGATGCGAAGGGCCAGATTGGTGGGATTGAGGCGAGGGAGGAGGTGAGGAGGGATTGGGCGAGGAGGAGTCGGGAGTGGAGGTGTGAGGTGTGTCCTGGGAGGAAGACGAACGAGGAGGTTTTGAAGGCGTGGTGGGAGGTGTGCAAGAAGAAGGGCGTGGCggtggaggagcaggaggatCAGGCGGTGGGGAGCAATGGGGCGGAGAGGCTGCCGGATGGGTTGAGGGTGGTTTATCGCGATGAGTTGGGGAAGAGTGAGTCTTCGATGAGCTTGCGAGAGCGTGCGCAGGAGCATATGACGCTGGCGGACTCCTCGGGCGATGCTGGGACTGTGCAAGTCGAAATAGCATCTCGTGCTTCGATAATAGCTGAAACTCATTCTACTCCTGCTCCGCCTGCGTCTTCTGCGACTACGAGCGTTCGTGAACGCAGGTCAAGGCCTCGAACCCAGGCATCTACAACTTCTACTACGAACATCACCGCCACCACTCAATCCACCGATGGTCCTTGGCTAGACAGAGCTATAGTTGCTGTCATAATCGCCCTGGCGCTGATGGtcctgaagaagatattctaCTCCGCTTCAAATGAAGAGCGATTCTAG
- a CDS encoding uncharacterized protein (SECRETED:SignalP(1-19)) — MARYLISFVFLGAFVDGLAIQPPGDPLNPQEEYRRKSLPSPAISDAFQQARPTSLSPSIFPRVVNVDLEARQDAGSAATTDTHMATSTPTPAGGAEPCTYTQDGNTLIIQSPGANTMCPPTVLGFALATNSVSPPSTSSTSSAMPSSTPESEMTATPTTDSAAPMPTCPTAATNEKWPGCKLCPSGYNEKDCLSSGTQKLVEFFFAFVDVATGFTSVCLGRAARTFVDDSLKKGAV, encoded by the exons ATGGCCCGCTACCTCATTTCTTTTGTGTTTTTGGGGGCCTTTGTGGACGGATTGGCGATCCAACCGCCTGGAGACCCCCTAAACCCGCAAGAAGAGTATCGTCGAAAAAGTTTACCCTCTCCGGCAATATCGGATGCGTTTCAACAGGCACGGCCGACGTCGCTCAGCCCTAGCATTTTTCCCAGAGTCGTGAATGTCGACCTAGAAGCCAGGCAGGATGCAGGATCGGCTGCGACCACCGACACACATATGGCCACCTCTACTCCGACTCCAGCGGGAGGAGCTGAGCCCTGCACATACACCCAAGATGGTAACACGCTCATCATTCAATCTCCCGGAGCCAACACCATGTGCCCGCCTACTGTCTTGGGGTTCGCATTGGCAACGAACTCGGTGTCACCACCATCAACCTCTTCCACATCCTCCGCTATGCCCTCGTCAACTCCAGAGAGCGAGATGACCGCGACACCAACGACAGACTCGGCGGCACCGATGCCTACTTGCCCTACCGCTGCTACCAATGAGAAATGGCCAGGTTGTAAGCTTTGTCCTAGTGGCTATAATGAAAAAGACTGCCTCAGTAGTGGCACTCAGAAG TTGGTAGAGTTCTTCTTTGCATTTGTGGACGTCGCAACCGGGTTTACCAGTGTGTGCCTGGGGCGTGCTGCTCGAACATTTGTCGATGATTCTCTTAAGAAAGGTGCGGTCTGA
- a CDS encoding uncharacterized protein (EggNog:ENOG410PTDU~COG:S) has product MAGEDKVHFFDITSINEGPLKAWSPNTFRTRLVLNFKRIPYTQSFLSYPDIAPTLQSLSVPPVTKQYVPYALPAIIHKPSLSAKNPTHFAISDSLQIALHLESAFPAPEYPSLFPTPASYPLAMAVLKLMTEIMAKQSPIGLPKVPAYLDPRGQEYFNRTRAQLFGKPLPELAARDDELERVWEAVTEILSTLGTMLRGEPGKQKTGPFFEGDKAGYADLLVAAFMVWYLRNDKNDWERIMSVGEGEFQRLWDACLPWLDGQGEEIDTIGHHVINGRRKGGYRYSLVCRVGQVASTWM; this is encoded by the exons ATGGCGGGAGAAGACAAGGTCCATTTCTTCGACATCACCAGCATCAATGAGG GACCCCTCAAGGCGTGGTCTCCCAACACCTTCCGCACCCGCCTCGTCCTCAACTTCAAGCGCATCCCCTACACTCAATCCTTCCTCTCCTACCCTGATATCGCCCCAACTCTCCAATCCCTCTCCGTTCCCCCAGTCACCAAGCAATACGTCCCCTACGCCCTCCCCGCCATTATCCACAAGCCTTCCCTCTCCGCCAAAAACCCAACCCACTTTGCCATCAGCGACAGCCTCCAGATAGCCCTACACCTCGAATCCGCCTTCCCAGCACCCGAGTACCCCTCCCTCTTCCCGACCCCGGCAAGCTACCCGCTCGCTATGGCTGTCCTCAAGCTCATGACCGAAATCATGGCCAAACAGTCCCCTATCGGCCTCCCTAAGGTCCCCGCCTACCTCGACCCTCGCGGCCAAGAATACTTCAACCGCACCCGCGCGCAGCTCTTCGGCAAGCCGCTCCCTGAATTAGCCGCCAGGGATGACGAGCTCGAACGTGTATGGGAGGCTGTCACGGAGATCCTGTCCACTCTCGGGACCATGCTGCGCGGCGAGCCGGGGAAGCAGAAGACCGGTCCGTTCTTCGAGGGTGATAAGGCCGGATATGCGGATTTGTTGGTTGCGGCGTTTATGGTGTGGTATTTGAGGAACGATAAAAATGATTGGGAGAGGATTATGAGCGTGGGCGAAGGAGAGTTTCAGAGGTTATGGGATGCGTGCTTGCCTTGGTTAGACGGTCAGGGAGAGGAGATTGA TACAATCGGGCATCACGTCATCAATGGGAGGAGGAAGGGAGGCTATCGATATTCATTGGTCTGTCGGGTAGGACAAGTCGCCAGCACTTGGATGTAA
- a CDS encoding uncharacterized protein (EggNog:ENOG410PQ5U~COG:S~TransMembrane:3 (o15-35i47-66o86-104i)~BUSCO:14471at33183): MSGTPGSNGSHSPGLFIPAVKIGAVTGTAGLLYGATSGVLKLHRHPVIHSISTGVHWFAFGTSFWWLRSNILRIQFEENPTSKERAYASAVAGGVSGGAVTWAIHRRFIPGLVVFSLLGYLGQLSYNVADRWHTQIAGLPKKSLADRVAESKWMPIKVLTDEKYKAMLNEKLLGVEVEIALIDDRIKELRESQLSDKH; encoded by the exons ATGAGTGGCACGCCGGGCTCCAATGGCTCCCATAGCCCCGGGCTATTCATCCCGGCGGTCAAAATCGGTGCTGTGACCG GTACCGCTGGTCTACTTTATGGCGCCACCTCTGGTGTCTTGAAATTACATCGCCATCCAGTCATCCACTCGATATCAACCGGAGTCCACTGGTTTGCCTTTGGAACCTCGTTTTGGT GGTTAAGAAGCAACATACTGAGGATTCAATTCGAAGAGAATCCCACTTCGAAGGAGCGCGCGTACGCGAGCGCTGTTGCCGGAGGTGTCTCGGGCGGTGCCGTAACATGGGCTATTC ACCGGCGTTTCATCCCCGGCCTGGTGGTTTTTTCCCTTTTAGGCTACCTGGGGCAGCTATCTTATAACGTTGCCGATAGATGGCACACCCAGATAGCAGGGCTCCCCAAAAAATCATTGGCAGATCGTGTTGCCGAGTCAAAATGGATGCCCATTAAAGTATTAACAGATGAAAAGTACAAAGCCATGTTGAACGAAAAATTGCTCGGTGTGGAAGTGGAGATTGCTTTGATCGATGATCGGATCAAGGAGCTCCGTGAGTCCCAATTATCTGACAAGCATTAG
- the PFA3 gene encoding palmitoyltransferase for Vac8p (EggNog:ENOG410PH9G~COG:S~TransMembrane:1 (o12-36i)~BUSCO:4458at33183), with protein MLAETRYVEHALPINVILLAIISGVVGLVLTGFTAWHISLAMRGLTTIECLEKTRYLSPLRKTLDNQRRQLASHDRSRDAGIGNTLHNYGQQLLDMHANAIPGVTREEEGEERPSPTVPSRRPHPSQLGDTYDPNEHVSDYRSPAQQSLYRSYEELERHRERDRYEEYLDEQDSEKLPNAFDLGWRRNLTDLFGTNPLFWLLPVFSTTGDGWHWEPSSKWLEARQSIENRRAKRWQEFQSQQQQQLQEQSHSPYYGEWHPDDERSGTSHFYDGPDETGHSPAGVSMKTLAPRSPRATPGDDDSDTGGGSDRYSTSSDEDRGLQNTNSKYGLASHDLAGRVRRNGDEWRNWD; from the coding sequence ATGTTGGCGGAGACGCGTTACGTCGAGCATGCTCTGCCGATCAATGTCATCCTTCTGGCAATAATCTCCGGGGTTGTTGGTCTAGTGTTGACCGGCTTTACTGCCTGGCATATCAGCTTGGCAATGCGTGGGTTGACCACCATTGAATGTCTCGAGAAGACGAGATATCTTTCTCCACTGAGGAAGACCCTTGACAATCAGCGACGACAATTAGCATCCCACGATAGAAGTCGTGATGCTGGTATCGGTAACACCCTGCATAATTATGGGCAGCAGCTACTTGACATGCATGCCAATGCAATACCGGGTGTTACTAGGGAGGAGGAAGGAGAGGAGCGACCATCGCCTACTGTTCCGAGTCGGAGACCTCATCCTTCGCAGCTAGGCGACACATACGATCCAAATGAACATGTCAGCGATTACCGTTCCCCGGCCCAACAATCTCTGTATCGATCTTATGAGGAGCTGGAGCGACATAGAGAGCGAGACAGGTATGAAGAGTACCTGGATGAACAGGACTCAGAAAAATTGCCAAATGCCTTCGATCTCGGCTGGCGACGGAATTTGACTGATTTATTTGGCACAAACCCTCTTTTTTGGCTTCTGCCAGTTTTCAGCACCACCGGAGACGGCTGGCACTGGGAACCAAGTTCAAAGTGGTTGGAGGCGCGGCAGAGTATTGAAAATCGTCGCGCAAAACGATGGCAAGAGTTCCAATcacagcagcaacaacagctACAAGAACAATCACACAGCCCATATTATGGAGAGTGGCATCCAGACGACGAGCGCTCAGGTACTTCTCACTTTTACGACGGTCCAGATGAGACTGGTCACTCTCCAGCCGGGGTCTCGATGAAGACTCTGGCACCGAGATCTCCCCGGGCCACGCCCGGCGATGATGACAGTGATACAGGCGGTGGTTCTGACCGCTATAGCACGAGCTCTGATGAGGATCGAGGGCTTCAAAATACAAATTCTAAATACGGTCTGGCATCTCACGACCTGGCTGGCCGTGTGAGGCGGAACGGAGATGAATGGCGTAATTGGGATTGA
- a CDS encoding uncharacterized protein (SECRETED:SignalP(1-22)~EggNog:ENOG410Q0DF), protein MITHKGFVFAFLLFNLLLPAIAVWIPPMSVQCFEHSDCASNCCDLELNMCDNTPETRLRGCRFRSRRLRYVKREDPPPTTTAPSKSTAPPESSAPPPESTAPPKSTAPPESSAPPPESTAPPKSTAPPESSAPPPESTAPPKSTSPPKSSAPPPESTSPPPESSMQPQESPQPTAGQGGAGKQYITGPCSRDTDCLSGCCGFNTGVCEAPLDTERAGGCGRGDSQPNWSASMLYHETSAPTP, encoded by the exons ATGATCACTCACAAGGGATTtgtctttgcttttcttctcttcaatT TGCTCCTTCCAGCCATTGCTGTATGGATTCCACCTATGTCTGTTCAATGCTTCGAACATAGCGACTGCGCCTCGAATTGTTGTGATTTAGAATTGAACATGTGCGACAACACTCCTGAAACACGACTTAGAGGGTGTAGGTTTCGCTCCCGTCGACTCAGATATGTCAAGAGGGAGGATCCGCCACCCACAACAACAGCTCCGTCAAAATCAACAGCTCCACCCGAGTCATCAGCCCCGCCGCCTGAATCAACAGCTCCGCCAAAATCAACAGCTCCACCCGAGTCATCAGCTCCGCCGCCTGAATCAACAGCTCCGCCAAAATCAACAGCTCCACCCGAGTCATCAGCTCCGCCGCCAGAATCAACAGCTCCGCCAAAATCAACATCTCCACCCAAGTCATCAGCTCCGCCGCCGGAATCAACATCTCCGCCACCAGAGTCATCAATGCAACCGCAAGAAAGCCCTCAACCAACAGCAGGCCAGGGCGGTGCGGGGAAACAATACATTACTGGTCCATGTAGCAGAGATACGGACTGTCTTTCTGGATGCTGTGGCTTCAATACCGGCGTATGCGAAGCACCTCTTGACACGGAACGTGCTGGGGGATGCGGACGTGGGGATTCGCAGCCCAATTGGTCAGCTAGCATGCTGTACCATGAAACTTCTGCTCCCACTCCTTGA